One genomic window of Tenacibaculum tangerinum includes the following:
- a CDS encoding DmpA family aminopeptidase: MKRISIVFIVILICFQSYGQKPRARDLGVPFVGEPGEFNAITDVKGVEVGYSTIISGEGENIIGKGPVRTGVTAIFPRGKHKKFSPVYANWYSLNGNGEMTGTTWVTESGFLETPIMITNTNSVGVVRDAVLKWYVATDWYRGEDWWYTYPVVAETYDGFLNDIYGFHVKEENVLEAIKNASTGKIAEGNVGGGTGMMCLGFKGGTGTSSRVFKIKDSTYTVGAIVQSNFGAKRNLSIAGVPVGIELKDTLNYKFNAPPKSRRQEGDGSIIVIIATDIPLLPHQLKRIAQRIPLGVGIVGGRGSNGSGDIFLAFSTANENAFNRDETTAVESIPNDQLMPVFEATVQVVEEAIINAMVAAETMEGINGNKAYALPHDLLIKILKKYNRLNE; encoded by the coding sequence ATGAAAAGAATATCCATCGTTTTTATAGTAATACTCATTTGTTTTCAATCATACGGACAAAAACCAAGAGCACGAGATTTAGGTGTTCCTTTTGTTGGTGAGCCTGGAGAATTTAATGCAATTACAGATGTTAAAGGAGTTGAAGTAGGTTATAGCACTATTATTTCTGGAGAAGGAGAAAATATTATCGGGAAAGGACCTGTAAGAACGGGAGTTACTGCAATATTTCCGAGAGGAAAGCATAAAAAATTTAGTCCAGTTTATGCTAATTGGTATAGCCTTAATGGAAATGGGGAAATGACGGGCACCACTTGGGTTACCGAATCAGGATTTTTAGAAACACCGATTATGATAACGAATACCAATAGTGTTGGAGTTGTTAGAGATGCAGTATTGAAGTGGTATGTGGCTACGGATTGGTATCGCGGAGAAGACTGGTGGTATACGTATCCAGTAGTGGCGGAAACTTATGATGGTTTCCTCAATGATATCTATGGTTTTCACGTAAAAGAAGAAAATGTATTGGAGGCCATAAAAAATGCATCGACTGGAAAGATTGCTGAAGGCAATGTTGGTGGAGGAACTGGTATGATGTGCTTAGGTTTTAAAGGAGGAACAGGAACTTCTTCGAGAGTTTTTAAAATTAAGGACTCAACTTATACTGTCGGAGCAATTGTTCAATCCAATTTTGGAGCTAAAAGAAATTTATCAATTGCAGGTGTTCCCGTGGGAATTGAATTAAAAGACACCTTAAATTATAAGTTTAATGCGCCACCAAAATCAAGGAGACAAGAAGGTGATGGTTCCATTATAGTAATAATCGCTACAGATATCCCTCTTTTGCCTCATCAACTAAAAAGAATTGCTCAAAGAATTCCATTAGGAGTAGGAATTGTAGGTGGACGAGGAAGCAATGGCTCTGGAGATATCTTTTTAGCTTTCTCTACTGCAAATGAAAATGCATTTAATCGAGATGAAACTACTGCCGTTGAATCAATACCTAATGACCAACTAATGCCAGTATTTGAAGCAACAGTTCAAGTAGTTGAGGAAGCAATTATCAATGCAATGGTGGCAGCTGAAACTATGGAAGGAATTAACGGAAACAAAGCCTATGCTTTACCACACGACTTACTAATAAAAATCTTGAAAAAGTACAATCGACTGAATGAATAA
- a CDS encoding DUF6155 family protein, which yields MALKEVKKELNQMDKAEIIKLISEMYKKIPDAKNYLDIFATGEIKQLTERYKREIERYIYPSGRNMVLRETEARKIIRSVRKMRITELNVELELHYVSCCLEVIEDFGYWDENYYVTLEKMFSNAMNGIYELGIEEKYKERIEILSDKAREYGIELE from the coding sequence ATGGCACTAAAAGAAGTAAAAAAAGAGTTAAACCAAATGGATAAAGCTGAAATTATTAAACTGATTTCAGAGATGTATAAAAAAATTCCTGACGCAAAAAATTACTTAGACATTTTCGCAACGGGAGAGATAAAGCAACTGACAGAAAGATACAAAAGGGAAATTGAAAGGTATATATATCCAAGTGGGAGAAATATGGTTTTACGAGAAACCGAAGCGCGAAAAATAATTCGCTCAGTTCGTAAAATGAGAATAACAGAACTTAATGTAGAATTGGAATTGCACTATGTAAGTTGTTGTTTAGAAGTCATTGAAGATTTCGGGTATTGGGATGAGAACTATTATGTAACATTGGAAAAGATGTTTAGCAATGCGATGAATGGAATTTATGAATTAGGAATTGAAGAAAAATATAAAGAACGAATTGAAATATTATCTGATAAAGCACGTGAATACGGAATTGAACTTGAATAG
- a CDS encoding HNH endonuclease, giving the protein MKKERKQKLYEEQNGKCFFCDREFPIEVFTFDHLLPRSLSGDDSANNLVLSCAECNARRGNKMPFREIELIYFLTQLLDKHPDYRNISQEALLSKDVRYRADIIAEHKENGKWRKVLIELKSTPTFTSRRLEEVVHQLNNYKSVLKEDVKLVLSFPGILSQSDNEYLKKSKIEVWDRDFITQTFKNEIEQIEDKLFLKLFSFSIVKSKVHDTLIADLKLIPPGRADWSKYQKHVEKVLSYLFSDVLSDPITELSDKYGINRRDFILRNYCETGFWKYLREKYQADFIVIDAKNYTGKIKKNQILQLSNYLKTHGTGLFAIIISRNGEEDKGSYFTRREVWATERKMIIILDDNDLEKMVLAKASSNQPEEIIIQKIEGFRLEM; this is encoded by the coding sequence ATGAAAAAGGAAAGAAAACAGAAACTATACGAAGAGCAGAACGGAAAATGCTTTTTCTGCGACAGAGAATTTCCAATAGAGGTTTTCACCTTTGATCATTTACTTCCTCGTTCACTTTCGGGAGATGATTCTGCTAACAATCTTGTTCTTAGTTGCGCGGAATGTAACGCAAGACGAGGAAATAAAATGCCGTTTCGTGAAATCGAATTAATCTACTTTCTCACGCAATTATTAGACAAGCATCCAGATTATCGAAATATTTCTCAAGAAGCTCTTCTTTCAAAAGATGTACGTTACAGAGCGGATATTATTGCAGAACATAAAGAAAACGGAAAGTGGAGAAAAGTGTTGATTGAACTTAAGTCTACTCCAACGTTTACATCACGAAGACTTGAAGAAGTGGTTCATCAACTTAACAATTACAAATCAGTTCTAAAAGAAGATGTGAAATTGGTTCTTTCCTTTCCGGGGATACTTTCTCAATCAGATAATGAATACTTAAAGAAGTCAAAAATTGAGGTTTGGGACAGAGATTTCATTACTCAGACATTTAAAAATGAAATCGAGCAAATAGAAGACAAACTTTTTCTAAAGCTATTCTCATTTTCAATTGTTAAATCCAAAGTTCATGACACACTAATTGCTGACCTTAAACTAATTCCTCCTGGACGAGCTGACTGGTCGAAATATCAAAAGCACGTTGAAAAAGTGCTCTCATATTTATTCAGTGACGTTTTATCTGACCCGATAACGGAATTATCAGATAAATACGGTATCAATAGAAGAGACTTCATTTTAAGGAATTACTGTGAAACAGGGTTTTGGAAATATCTGCGAGAAAAATACCAAGCTGACTTTATTGTAATAGATGCAAAGAATTACACAGGAAAAATAAAGAAAAACCAAATCCTACAATTGTCCAACTACCTAAAGACACATGGTACAGGACTATTTGCGATAATAATTTCACGAAACGGAGAAGAAGATAAAGGCTCATATTTTACACGAAGGGAAGTCTGGGCAACCGAACGTAAAATGATAATTATTCTTGATGATAATGATTTGGAAAAAATGGTTTTAGCTAAAGCTTCTTCAAATCAACCAGAAGAAATCATCATCCAAAAAATTGAAGGATTTAGATTAGAAATGTAA
- a CDS encoding tetratricopeptide repeat protein has product MRITILALILISNIGISQNNLTELKFDTKYFNAVDKWVAFPKKDTDSTYAYGFIYLDNQAGFTFNYETKFQIKEQKLINIKRDSTVGFMKYRLEPNTSLVSVLTENQISALNLTKEPEWLSIYKEGSDQVDYLKQEGYHYNHVGACEQALKPLLKAYEIQPHFDGLEFELAYAYNHLGQFEKAILILKKAIENNPKNYYFFRELGYSYLGLNKVEDAEKTYRKGIKKSDNDFEKSEMSVNMAQAYFKLKNKKKFDEWAELTRKYSTKDKRYLQYIEQFEQNWNKK; this is encoded by the coding sequence ATGAGAATAACAATTTTAGCTCTGATATTGATTTCAAATATTGGAATTTCACAAAATAATCTGACTGAATTAAAATTTGACACCAAGTATTTTAATGCAGTTGACAAATGGGTTGCTTTTCCCAAAAAAGACACAGATTCGACTTACGCTTATGGATTCATTTATTTGGATAATCAAGCAGGTTTTACCTTTAATTACGAAACTAAATTTCAAATAAAAGAGCAAAAGCTAATTAATATAAAAAGAGATTCAACTGTTGGATTTATGAAATATCGACTTGAACCAAATACAAGTTTAGTTTCTGTTTTGACCGAAAACCAAATTTCTGCTCTGAATTTAACTAAAGAACCTGAATGGTTATCGATTTACAAAGAAGGTTCCGACCAAGTGGATTATTTAAAACAAGAGGGTTATCATTACAACCACGTTGGTGCTTGTGAACAAGCTCTAAAACCTTTATTAAAGGCTTATGAAATTCAGCCTCATTTTGATGGACTTGAATTTGAGTTAGCTTATGCCTACAATCACTTAGGACAATTTGAAAAAGCCATACTGATTTTGAAAAAAGCAATTGAGAACAATCCTAAAAACTATTACTTTTTCAGAGAATTAGGCTATTCTTATTTAGGCTTAAATAAAGTAGAAGATGCCGAAAAAACATATCGAAAAGGAATTAAAAAATCTGACAACGACTTTGAGAAAAGTGAAATGTCAGTTAATATGGCTCAAGCCTATTTCAAACTAAAGAATAAAAAGAAATTTGATGAATGGGCTGAATTAACTAGAAAATACTCAACTAAAGACAAAAGATATTTACAATATATCGAACAATTTGAACAGAACTGGAATAAAAAATAA
- the thrA gene encoding bifunctional aspartate kinase/homoserine dehydrogenase I: MNVLKFGGSSVANSQNIEKVVQIIANEAAKNQLIVVVSAFGKTTNKLIEAAEQAAQNNANYLDGYKEVELLHSEVIETLVSKNQQEEVKNHINSLFKQLRTLLEGCYLLKEITPKALATISGFGELLSSYIIANIANKEVDAVYKDSRELIITSNTFDKAQVDFALTNANCNAFFTHNQQQVTILPGFIARTKEGEPTTLGRGGSDYSAAIYAAAVNADELQIWTDVSGMYTANPHLVKQAFPVSHISYQEAMELSHFGAKVIYPPTIQPVLHKEIPIRIKNTFEPENAGTVISKITENGKPVKGISHIENITLLTLEGSGMIGVSGISKRLFETLSAHNINVVLITQASSEHSICVGIYDEDAEKAALKINEAFAFEIERHKIDPIRVEQGLAIIALVGDNMRNHQGLSGQMFSSLGKNNVNIRAIAQGASEKNISAVINSSDAKKALNTLHEQFFEEKVKQVNLFVTGVGNVGERFLAQIHQQKKYLKEHLKLNIRVVAISNSKQMIFDEKGISLKSWKEQLQDGEASSLEHFFQRTKALNLRNSVFIDNTANQKVSEVYEHYLTNNIGVVTCNKIACASELENYKKLKYISRKYSAPFLFETNVGAGLPIIDTLKNLIASGDRVHKIQAVLSGSLNFVFNNFNESTSFHDVVQQAQEEGYTEPDPKIDLSGVDVARKILILARESGYELELSNIENNAFLPKKSLETTNNADFYTSLIEFENHFQQLYKEAADNNCRLKYVAEFNDGKASVGLQHIPFDHPFYNLEGSDNIVLFFTDRYPVNPLQIKGAGAGADVTASGIFADVIRIGNQ, translated from the coding sequence ATGAACGTTTTAAAATTCGGGGGTTCCTCAGTAGCAAACAGCCAAAACATCGAAAAAGTAGTACAAATTATTGCCAATGAAGCCGCAAAAAACCAACTTATTGTCGTGGTTTCTGCCTTCGGAAAAACAACCAATAAGCTCATCGAGGCCGCTGAACAAGCTGCTCAGAACAATGCCAATTACCTCGATGGCTATAAAGAAGTTGAATTACTACATAGTGAAGTAATTGAAACGCTAGTTTCTAAAAATCAGCAAGAAGAAGTTAAAAATCATATAAACTCTCTTTTTAAACAACTAAGAACCTTGTTAGAAGGCTGCTATTTATTAAAGGAAATTACCCCAAAAGCACTTGCTACCATCAGTGGGTTTGGAGAGTTGCTATCTTCGTACATCATTGCTAATATTGCCAATAAAGAAGTAGACGCAGTGTACAAAGACAGTAGAGAATTAATTATCACCTCCAATACGTTCGATAAAGCTCAGGTAGATTTTGCGCTCACAAATGCTAATTGCAATGCCTTTTTTACCCATAACCAACAGCAAGTAACCATTTTACCCGGTTTTATTGCTCGTACCAAAGAAGGGGAACCAACGACCTTAGGACGTGGAGGTTCCGATTATTCTGCCGCTATTTATGCCGCCGCCGTAAATGCCGATGAATTACAAATCTGGACCGACGTTAGTGGTATGTATACTGCAAATCCGCACTTAGTAAAACAGGCATTTCCTGTTTCACATATTTCGTATCAAGAAGCCATGGAATTGTCGCATTTTGGGGCAAAGGTCATCTATCCTCCTACCATTCAACCGGTATTACACAAAGAAATTCCCATCCGTATAAAAAACACTTTTGAACCCGAAAATGCTGGGACAGTCATTTCTAAAATTACTGAAAACGGAAAGCCAGTGAAAGGAATTTCTCATATCGAGAATATTACCTTACTTACTCTAGAAGGAAGTGGTATGATTGGTGTTTCTGGCATTTCAAAACGTTTGTTTGAAACCCTATCTGCACACAATATCAATGTCGTACTTATTACACAAGCCTCTTCTGAACATTCTATTTGTGTAGGAATTTATGATGAAGATGCCGAAAAAGCAGCCTTAAAAATTAACGAAGCTTTCGCTTTTGAAATAGAACGTCATAAAATAGACCCTATTCGTGTAGAACAAGGCCTAGCAATTATTGCTTTGGTGGGCGATAACATGAGAAATCACCAAGGTTTAAGCGGACAAATGTTTAGCTCTTTAGGTAAAAACAATGTAAATATTCGTGCCATTGCCCAAGGTGCTTCAGAAAAAAACATTTCAGCCGTCATTAATAGTTCAGACGCCAAAAAAGCATTAAACACGCTACATGAGCAATTTTTTGAAGAAAAAGTAAAACAAGTAAACTTATTTGTTACGGGTGTAGGAAACGTGGGAGAACGCTTTTTAGCGCAAATACACCAACAGAAAAAATACTTAAAAGAACACTTAAAACTAAATATACGCGTTGTCGCAATTTCTAATTCTAAGCAAATGATTTTTGATGAAAAAGGCATCAGTTTAAAATCGTGGAAAGAACAATTGCAAGACGGTGAAGCCAGTTCTTTAGAGCATTTTTTCCAAAGAACAAAAGCTTTAAACCTACGTAATTCCGTTTTTATTGACAACACAGCAAATCAGAAAGTTTCTGAAGTATACGAACACTATTTAACCAACAATATAGGGGTGGTTACTTGTAATAAAATAGCTTGTGCTTCTGAATTAGAGAATTACAAAAAATTAAAGTACATTTCACGAAAATACAGTGCTCCTTTCTTGTTTGAAACCAACGTGGGTGCTGGTTTACCTATTATTGATACGCTTAAAAATTTAATTGCTTCTGGCGATCGAGTACATAAAATACAAGCCGTATTGTCTGGGTCTTTAAACTTTGTATTCAATAATTTTAACGAAAGTACCTCATTTCACGATGTAGTACAACAAGCACAAGAAGAAGGATACACAGAACCTGACCCTAAAATTGATTTAAGTGGTGTAGATGTTGCACGAAAAATATTAATTCTTGCCCGTGAAAGTGGCTATGAGTTGGAACTGTCTAATATTGAAAATAATGCTTTTTTACCCAAAAAGAGCTTAGAAACCACTAATAATGCTGATTTTTATACTTCTTTAATTGAGTTTGAAAATCATTTTCAACAACTATACAAAGAAGCTGCTGACAACAATTGTCGTTTAAAATATGTTGCTGAATTCAATGACGGAAAAGCAAGTGTGGGTTTACAACACATTCCGTTTGACCATCCGTTTTATAATTTAGAAGGAAGCGACAATATCGTATTGTTTTTTACAGATAGATACCCTGTAAATCCACTACAAATAAAAGGAGCTGGTGCGGGTGCAGACGTTACTGCTTCTGGTATTTTTGCCGATGTAATACGAATAGGAAATCAATAG
- a CDS encoding homoserine kinase: MNYIQLFSPATVANVSCGFDALGLALETVGDTMTFTKTDTRGVKITQITGADLPTDPKVNAAGVVALAMLEKHPVNFGIDITIHKGYTPGSGLGSSAASAAGAAFGVNQLLGNVFSPLELTQFAMLGEEATCGSPIADNVSAAIYGGFTLVRSYEPLSIVKIPVPADLRVVAIHPQVEVKTKDARAVLPKEVPLKDAVTQWANVGGLISGLHTSDYQLIADSLTDIIVEPARKHLIPYFDEVKQQAMKAGALGAGISGSGPTIFTLCKGDETAEKVYKIIQETYQDKQIDFNMILSNINTEGIKILEQH, encoded by the coding sequence ATGAACTATATACAACTATTTTCACCTGCAACGGTTGCCAATGTTTCCTGCGGATTTGATGCTTTAGGATTGGCACTCGAAACTGTTGGTGATACCATGACTTTTACCAAAACCGATACAAGAGGTGTAAAAATCACCCAAATAACAGGGGCAGATTTACCAACAGACCCAAAAGTAAATGCTGCGGGCGTAGTTGCACTCGCTATGTTAGAAAAGCATCCTGTTAATTTTGGCATCGACATTACCATTCATAAAGGATACACGCCTGGAAGTGGTTTAGGAAGTAGTGCTGCCAGTGCTGCCGGTGCCGCTTTTGGCGTAAATCAACTACTAGGTAATGTCTTCTCCCCTCTTGAATTAACGCAGTTTGCCATGTTAGGAGAAGAAGCCACTTGCGGAAGTCCTATTGCCGACAATGTTTCTGCGGCTATTTATGGCGGATTCACATTGGTGCGCAGTTACGAACCTTTAAGCATTGTAAAAATCCCTGTACCTGCCGATTTGAGAGTTGTGGCTATTCACCCCCAAGTAGAAGTAAAAACCAAAGATGCCAGAGCCGTATTGCCAAAAGAAGTTCCGTTAAAAGATGCGGTTACACAATGGGCTAATGTGGGCGGATTAATTAGCGGATTGCATACCAGTGATTATCAGTTAATAGCCGATTCATTAACCGATATTATTGTAGAACCTGCTCGCAAACATCTAATTCCATATTTTGATGAAGTAAAGCAACAAGCGATGAAAGCAGGAGCATTAGGCGCTGGAATTTCAGGTTCTGGTCCAACAATTTTCACCCTCTGTAAAGGCGATGAAACTGCTGAAAAGGTTTATAAAATCATTCAGGAAACCTATCAAGACAAACAAATTGATTTTAACATGATTCTTTCTAACATCAATACAGAAGGAATTAAAATTTTAGAACAACACTAA
- the thrC gene encoding threonine synthase, with protein MNYYSLNHKSPNVSFEEAVVNGLAPDRGLYFPENVTPLPKEFIDNIGEYSNEEIAYQAIKQFVGDEIPKEVLQEIIKETINFEFPVVAIEENIGTLELFHGPTMAFKDVGARFMARCLGYFNLDKDQQVTVLVATSGDTGGAVANGFLGVKGVDVVILYPSGKVSDIQEKQLTTLGQNITALEVDGVFDDCQDMVKTAFLDADIQRTLTSANSINIARWLPQMFYFFFAYKQVYKQHKEVVFSVPSGNFGNICAGIMAQKLGLPIKHFIASTNINDTVPAFLQSGKYTPKPSKATISNAMDVGNPSNFIRIQELFNNDIKLLKAAFSSFSFSDEETRTAMKNIYTNATYIADPHGAVGYLGLKEYGLQNEFGIFLETAHPVKFLDVVEEVLNVSVEIPPQIVSVIDKQKEAIQINSYQELKDFLNA; from the coding sequence ATGAACTATTATAGTCTCAATCATAAATCACCCAATGTAAGCTTTGAAGAAGCAGTAGTAAACGGATTAGCTCCTGATAGAGGATTGTATTTCCCAGAAAACGTTACGCCATTACCTAAAGAATTTATTGATAACATTGGTGAATATTCTAATGAAGAAATCGCTTACCAAGCCATAAAACAATTTGTGGGTGATGAAATTCCGAAGGAAGTTTTACAAGAAATCATCAAAGAAACCATCAATTTTGAATTTCCTGTGGTAGCTATCGAAGAAAACATTGGCACACTAGAATTATTTCACGGGCCCACCATGGCTTTTAAAGATGTAGGAGCTCGTTTTATGGCGCGTTGCTTGGGATATTTCAATCTTGATAAAGACCAACAAGTTACCGTGTTGGTAGCTACTTCTGGAGATACAGGAGGTGCCGTAGCCAATGGCTTTTTAGGGGTTAAAGGGGTTGATGTAGTCATCCTCTACCCTAGCGGAAAAGTAAGTGATATTCAAGAAAAACAACTCACAACCTTAGGACAAAATATTACTGCTTTGGAAGTCGACGGTGTTTTTGACGATTGTCAAGACATGGTAAAAACGGCTTTTTTAGATGCAGATATCCAGCGTACCTTAACCTCTGCAAACTCCATCAATATTGCACGTTGGTTACCGCAAATGTTTTATTTTTTCTTTGCTTATAAACAAGTGTATAAACAACATAAAGAAGTCGTTTTTTCTGTACCGAGTGGAAATTTCGGAAATATCTGTGCAGGAATTATGGCGCAAAAATTAGGCTTGCCTATTAAACATTTTATCGCCTCCACCAATATCAATGATACTGTGCCAGCGTTTTTACAAAGCGGAAAATACACCCCTAAACCCTCTAAAGCAACCATTTCGAATGCGATGGACGTGGGGAATCCGAGTAATTTTATTAGAATTCAAGAATTATTCAATAACGATATAAAGCTTTTAAAAGCAGCTTTTTCTTCTTTTTCTTTTTCTGATGAAGAAACCCGTACAGCCATGAAAAACATCTATACCAATGCTACTTATATTGCCGATCCGCATGGCGCTGTTGGCTATTTAGGATTGAAAGAATACGGTTTGCAAAATGAATTCGGAATTTTCTTAGAAACTGCACATCCTGTTAAGTTTTTAGATGTTGTGGAAGAGGTTTTAAATGTCTCTGTTGAAATTCCACCACAAATAGTATCGGTGATCGACAAACAAAAAGAAGCGATTCAAATCAATTCGTATCAAGAATTAAAAGACTTTTTAAATGCTTAA
- a CDS encoding AMP-dependent synthetase/ligase: protein MHISPKVTRLFDFPYHQLENYPQQNCLVSKEIHEWKSISTQQYIEDANTISKALLHLGVTPGDKIAVITSVNQPKWHLLDIGVMQIGAVNVPLYPTFSEKDYAYILQHSDSMYCFVSDDELYQKVIKIQKQTQLKKAFTFEELTTDYGWNSFLRLGNEKTLQAKVDTFKKAVKPSDLATIIYTSGTTGTPKGVMLSHHNIVSNVFAVGKRLNLQGNQKRVISYLPICHIFERAASYYCQYMGFEIHFAESIDKVGDNLREIQPHFMAVVPRLLEKVFDKIIDKGSNLVGFKKRLFFWAIQLGEQYKPYKANGWWYEFKLSIARKLIFSKWKEALGDELEFMLAGSAPTQARLIRIFTAAGIPVFEGYGLTETSPAISVTDMRNNGFKIGTVGKVIENVSVKIADDGEILVKGANVMLGYYKDSEKTNESIIHGYFHTGDIGELDNEGFLKITDRKKEIFKTSGGKYIAPAILESELKKSRFIEQVMVIGEGEKMPAAFIQVASEFVKEWATRHHHTITDITTDEKLLKRIQQEIDCCNQKFGKWEQLKRFEITADEWTTDSGHLTPTLKMRRKIILEKYDHLYQKIYNPQ, encoded by the coding sequence ATGCATATATCTCCCAAAGTTACCCGCCTTTTTGATTTCCCATATCATCAACTCGAAAATTATCCACAACAAAATTGTTTGGTTTCCAAAGAAATTCATGAATGGAAAAGTATTTCTACTCAACAATACATTGAAGATGCCAATACGATAAGTAAGGCCTTACTACACCTTGGTGTAACGCCAGGAGATAAAATAGCTGTGATTACTTCTGTAAATCAACCCAAATGGCATTTGCTAGATATTGGTGTGATGCAAATTGGTGCAGTAAACGTACCCTTATATCCTACTTTTTCAGAAAAAGACTACGCCTATATCTTACAGCATTCAGACAGTATGTATTGTTTTGTTTCTGATGATGAACTCTATCAGAAAGTAATCAAAATTCAAAAACAGACACAACTTAAAAAAGCATTCACTTTTGAAGAGTTAACTACAGACTACGGATGGAACTCTTTTTTACGTCTTGGTAATGAAAAAACGCTTCAAGCTAAAGTTGATACATTCAAAAAAGCGGTAAAACCATCTGACTTAGCTACCATTATATATACCTCAGGCACCACTGGTACACCGAAAGGAGTCATGCTCTCTCATCATAACATCGTTAGCAATGTATTTGCTGTTGGAAAAAGACTTAATTTACAGGGCAATCAAAAAAGAGTCATCAGTTACCTTCCTATTTGTCATATTTTTGAGCGTGCAGCCTCTTATTACTGTCAATATATGGGCTTCGAAATTCATTTTGCTGAAAGTATTGATAAAGTTGGAGATAATTTACGGGAGATTCAGCCTCATTTTATGGCAGTTGTACCACGATTGTTAGAAAAAGTTTTTGATAAAATTATAGATAAAGGAAGTAATCTAGTTGGGTTCAAGAAACGATTGTTCTTCTGGGCAATACAATTAGGCGAACAATACAAACCATATAAAGCAAACGGCTGGTGGTACGAATTCAAACTTTCTATAGCACGTAAACTTATTTTTTCTAAATGGAAAGAAGCCTTAGGAGATGAATTGGAGTTCATGTTAGCAGGAAGCGCTCCTACACAAGCCAGACTTATTAGAATATTTACGGCAGCAGGAATCCCCGTTTTTGAAGGCTACGGACTTACAGAAACCTCTCCAGCTATCTCGGTTACCGATATGCGAAACAACGGTTTTAAAATAGGAACGGTTGGAAAAGTGATCGAAAACGTAAGTGTAAAAATAGCAGATGATGGAGAAATCTTAGTCAAAGGGGCTAATGTAATGCTAGGCTACTATAAAGATTCAGAAAAAACGAACGAATCAATCATACACGGTTATTTCCATACAGGAGATATTGGAGAACTAGATAATGAAGGCTTTTTAAAAATAACGGATAGAAAAAAAGAAATTTTTAAAACCTCAGGGGGTAAATACATTGCTCCTGCTATCTTAGAAAGTGAGTTAAAAAAGTCGCGCTTTATAGAGCAAGTAATGGTGATTGGTGAAGGAGAAAAAATGCCTGCAGCTTTCATTCAAGTTGCTTCTGAGTTTGTTAAAGAATGGGCAACAAGACACCACCACACAATAACGGATATCACTACAGACGAAAAACTCCTCAAACGAATTCAACAAGAAATCGATTGTTGCAATCAGAAATTCGGAAAGTGGGAACAACTAAAACGTTTTGAAATCACTGCAGATGAATGGACTACCGATTCAGGTCATTTAACACCGACCTTGAAAATGAGACGAAAAATCATTTTAGAAAAATACGACCATCTGTATCAAAAAATATATAATCCTCAATAA